The following proteins come from a genomic window of Liolophura sinensis isolate JHLJ2023 chromosome 13, CUHK_Ljap_v2, whole genome shotgun sequence:
- the LOC135480558 gene encoding toll-like receptor 13, which yields MKQGVSDDHLQSGFDQKPADSSTTTNLDDSCPLSAFCKCTKSKREMKCTGNIPYIPVPPAYVTSVTVLRALFRTLTKQTLTNVTNVSLSCLKLSHSEITHIEKDVFLSLKFCQGAKLDLSGNNHIYLSELKMAFCDLASSNVSVLQLDNMDFKTFPSGLLDCLLGSKIRSLSLRNNNFLTFSGQALSPLEELTTLNLTYNNITYLQDVEGFRNLTFLELRWNNFTKIPRLFKETSPDDSVYPKLWTLRLGSNRILEIAKEDFSGLRNLKYLDLKFNYIRSLANNLFGETPKLERLYLKHNNIRQISSFAFNSSSLRYLDLSVNAFHFSTADTKNFFKLCPNLDVLYLTDNIMDINNTALEELFSPLSKLTRLIIENVRIYKRLPEPLFRVLPSLRELIASSNSISDWTPGVFTEAKKLEKLYMDSNKISTISEYSFPKSLLANLKKLNLAGNPFACTCDLMWFRNWIRTTNVTIVALNHTDYKCYSPKKWKHKNLLSFNPTVESCTVKKLNLPLILGASLGTAAVVIAITVTVFVRYRMHISYCCFLTRSKLKGYTEIENTEGYDYDAFVVYSATDRNWVIQELLARVEDEEGFKLCLYDRDFIPGTDIVDNIMVNMEASRKVILVLSDSFAASEWCEWELKMAQHKLLDERREILILVKLGDIQYRNMTNRLMLLMRDKIYIDWSDCELSRDIFWQKLIRALSRPSEPTAA from the coding sequence ATGAAACAGGGCGTCAGTGATGATCACTTACAAAGTGGCTTCGaccagaaacctgcagatagttCAACAACAACGAATCTTGACGACAGTTGTCCTCTGTCAGCATTCTGTAAATGCACTAAATCGAAGAGAGAAATGAAGTGCACTGGTAACATACCGTACATCCCAGTGCCTCCTGCTTACGTGACTTCTGTCACGGTTTTACGCGCGTTGTTCAGAACGTTGACAAAACAGACTTTGACTAACGTAACTAACGTTTCCCTGTCATGTCTAAAATTGTCACACTCGGAGATAACCCACATCGAGAAAGATGTTTTTCTCAGTTTGAAATTCTGCCAAGGAGCAAAATTAGACCTGAGCGGGAATAACCATATATACTTGAGTGAGCTAAAAATGGCATTCTGTGATCTCGCTTCTTCCAATGTGTCTGTATTACAGCTGGATAACATGGATTTCAAGACTTTCCCTTCTGGTCTTTTGGACTGTTTATTAGGTTCAAAGATAAGAAGTTTGAGTTTACGTAACAACAACTTTTTGACGTTTTCGGGTCAGGCTCTGTCACCGTTGGAAGAACTGACCACGTTGAATCTGACGTACAACAACATTACATATTTACAGGACGTTGAAGGCTTCAGGAATTTAACTTTTCTTGAGCTGCGTTGGAACAATTTCACGAAAATCCCACGACTTTTCAAAGAGACCTCTCCTGATGACAGCGTGTACCCAAAACTTTGGACGCTAAGACTTGGATCTAATCGAATTCTGGAGATAGCGAAAGAGGACTTTTCCGGTCTGCGAAACCTTAAATACTTAGATTTGAAGTTTAACTACATTAGAAGTCTCGCAAATAATTTGTTTGGGGAAACGCCCAAATTAGAACGACTTTATCTTAAGCATAATAATATCCGCCAGATTTCCAGCTTCGCTTTTAATAGCTCCTCATTACGTTATTTGGACCTCTCAGTAAACGCTTTTCATTTCAGCACTGCCGACACTAAAAACTTCTTCAAACTGTGTCCAAACCTGGATGTGCTTTATTTGACGGATAATATTATGGACATCAACAACACTGCTTTAGAGGAACTTTTTTCTCCCCTCTCTAAGCTCACGCGACTGATAATAGAAAACGTGCGTATCTATAAACGGCTACCAGAACCTCTGTTTAGGGTTCTTCCTTCATTGAGAGAATTGATTGCCTCCAGTAATAGTATCAGTGATTGGACGCCTGGTGTATTCACAGAGGCCAAGAAACTGGAAAAACTTTACATGGACTCTAATAAAATTTCTACGATTTCCGAATATTCATTTCCTAAATCTCTCTTGGCTAACCTCAAGAAATTGAATCTGGCCGGCAACCCTTTCGCTTGCACCTGTGATTTAATGTGGTTCaggaactggattcgaaccacCAACGTAACTATCGTGGCCCTGAACCACACAGATTACAAATGTTACTCGCCGAAAAAATGGAAACATAAGAACCTGCTGTCCTTCAATCCTACAGTAGAATCTTGTACTGTAAAGAAGTTAAACTTGCCCTTAATACTTGGCGCGTCCCTGGGTACGGCTGCCGTCGTAATTGCGATTACTGTGACTGTGTTTGTTCGTTACAGGATGCACATCAGCTACTGCTGTTTCCTTACACGTTCCAAACTCAAAGGATACACGGAAATCGAGAACACGGAAGGGTACGATTATGACGCCTTCGTCGTTTATAGTGCCACAGACCGGAACTGGGTGATCCAGGAACTCTTAGCCAGAGTGGAAGATGAGGAAGGATTTAAGCTGTGTTTGTACGACAGGGACTTTATACCTGGAACCGACATTGTAGACAATATCATGGTTAACATGGAGGCCAGCAGGAAAGTCATTCTCGTCCTTTCTGATAGCTTCGCTGCCAGCGAATGGTGTGAATGGGAGTTAAAAATGGCCCAGCACAAGCTTCTCGATGAAAGGAGAGAAATTCTTATCCTGGTGAAACTAGGAGACATTCAGTACCGTAACATGACGAACCGACTAATGCTTCTGATGCGAGACAAGATATACATAGACTGGTCTGACTGTGAACTGAGCAGAGACATTTTCTGGCAGAAGCTGATCCGGGCACTTAGCAGACCGTCGGAACCCACCGCAGCCTGA